A genome region from Falco biarmicus isolate bFalBia1 chromosome 11, bFalBia1.pri, whole genome shotgun sequence includes the following:
- the RNF2 gene encoding E3 ubiquitin-protein ligase RING2 encodes MSQAVQTNGTQPLSKTWELSLYELQRTPQEAITDGLEIVVSPRSLHSELMCPICLDMLKNTMTTKECLHRFCADCIITALRSGNKECPTCRKKLVSKRSLRPDPNFDALISKIYPSRDEYEAHQERVLARISKHNNQQALSHSIEEGLKIQAMNRLQRGKKQQIENGSGAEDNGDSSHCSNASTHSNQEAGPSNKRTKTSDDSGLELDNNNATVAIDPVMDGASEIELVFRPHPTLMENDDSAQTRYIKTSGNATVDHLSKYLAVRLALEELRSKGESNQMNLDTASEKQYTIYIATANGQFTVLNGSFSLELVSEKYWKVNKPMELYYAPTKEHK; translated from the exons ATGTCTCAAGCCGTGCAGACAAACGGGACGCAACCTTTAAGCAAAACATGGGAGCTCAGTTTGTACGAATTACAAAGAACACCTCAG GAAGCAATCACCGATGGCTTGGAAATAGTGGTGTCGCCCAGGAGCCTGCACAGTGAACTGATGTGTCCCATTTGTTTGGATATGTTAAAAAACACCATGACGACAAAAGAATGTTTGCATCGCTTCTGTGCTGACTGCATCATTACAGCCCTCAGGAGTGG CAACAAAGAATGTCCCACATGTCGTAAAAAACTAGTTTCAAAACGATCACTGAGACCAGATCCAAATTTTGATGCTCTCATCAGTAAAATTTATCCAAGCCGAGATGAATATGAAGCTCATCAGGAGAGAGTGCTAGCAAGAATCAGCAAGCACAATAACCAGCAAGCTTTAAGTCACAGCATTGAGGAGGGATTAAAGATTCAGGCCATGAACAG GTTACAGAGGGGCAAGAAACAACAGATTGAGAATGGCAGTGGAGCGGAAGATAACGGTGACAGTTCCCACTGTAGCAATGCCTCAACACACAGCAATCAGGAAGCAGGGCCTAGTAATAAGAGGACCAAAACATCGGATGATTCTGGGCTAGAACTGGACAATAACAACGCAACTGTGGCAATAGACCCCGTAATGGATGGTGCTAGTGAAATCGAATTAGTTTTTAGGCCTCATCCAACCCTCATGGAGAATGATGACAGCGCACAGACGAG GTACATCAAGACCTCAGGCAATGCCACCGTTGATCACTTGTCCAAGTACCTAGCTGTGAGACTGGCTTTGGAAGAGCTTCGTAGCAAAGGAGAATCAAACCAGATGAACCTTGACACAGCCAGTGAGAAGCAGTACACCATTTACATTGCTACCGCCAATGGGCAGTTCACT GTATTAAATGGGTCATTTTCCTTGGAACTGGTCAGTGAGAAGTACTGGAAAGTGAACAAACCCATGGAACTGTACTATGCACCAACAAAGGAACATAAATAA